From the Streptomyces sp. NBC_00390 genome, the window TTGGTGACCAGCTTGCCGTCGACGATGACGCCGGGGGTGACGTACATCCTCCGGCCCCAGTCGGTCATGTTGGCGTAGGTGAAGTCGCAGTACTCAGGGTCGTTGAGCGCTCCCCAGCAGCCCAGGAGCACGCGCCGGCGGCCGACTTCCTCGTATCCGGGCAGCGCCTCGTAGAAGAAGTCGAAGAGGTCGTCGTGCAGCGGGACGACCCGCTTCATGAACTCGACGTAGCGCATGAGGCGGGTCATGTAGTCCGTGAACAGCTGGACGGAGGCGATGGTGCCCACTCCGCCCGGGTAGAGCGTGGAGGGGTGCACATGGCGGCCCTCCATCAGACAGAACATCTCCCGGGTGTAGCGGCTGACCTGGAGTGCCTCGCGGTAGAACTCGCCCTCCAGCGGGTTCAGCGAGCGCATGATGTCGGCGATGGTGCGGTAGCCGTGCTCCGCCGCGTGCGGTGCTTCGGTGCGCTCGGCGAGCTCCAGGACGCCCGGGTTGGTCTCGCGGACCATCTTCTCGCAGTAGTCGACCCCGACCAGGTTCTCCTGGAAGATGTTGTGGTCGAACATGTACTCCGCGGACTCGCCGAGGTTGATGATGTACTCACCGAGGTGCGGCGGCTTCACCCCGTAGGCCATGTTCTGCGCGTACACCGAACACGTGGCGTGGTTGTCACCGCAGATGCCGCAGATGCGGCTGGTGATGAAATGGGCGTCGCGCGGGTCCTTGCCGCGCATGAAGACGCTGTAGCCGCGGAACACCGACGAGGTGCTGTAGCACTCGGCGACCCGCTTCTGCTTGAAGTCGATCTTCGTGTGGATGCCGAGACTGCCCACGATCCGGGTGATCGGATCCCAAGCCATCTCCACCAGGCCGTCGCCGGCCGCTTTCGCCTGTGTTGCCATCGTGTGTGCGGTGCCCTTCTTCACGTCTTCGAGCAGGAGATGGGTCGGTGTCCTGAGCGGGGGTCAGAGCGGCCACGGGGGCCGGTAGCCGGTGGTGATCTTTTCGCCCGTGTGCCGCCACTTGGGCTCCTTGTCCACGGTCTTGGCCGTGAAGCTGCGGAGCCTGCGGATCACGGCGCCGTACGCGCTGGTACCCGTGACGGACACCCTCGCGCCGGGCGGCTCGTCCATGAACGGCATGAACTTGTCGGGGAAGCCCGGCATGGTGCAGGCGATGCAGATGCCGCCCACGTTCGGGCAGCCGCCGATTCCGGCCATCCAGCCGCGCTTGGGCACGTTGCACTTGACCACGGGGCCCCAGCAGCCGAGCTTCACCAGGCACTTGGGCGAGTCGTACGCATCGGCGAACTGGCCCTGCTCGTAGTACCCCGCCCGGTCGCAGCCCTCGTGCACCGTGGCGCCGAACAGCCAGGTCGGCCGGAGCTTGTCGTCCAGGGGGATCATCGGCGCCGCGCCGGTGGCCTGGTAGAGGAGATAGGTCAGCGTCTCGGAGAAGTTGTCGGGCTGGATCGGGCAGCCGGGCACGCACACGATGGGGATGCCGGCTTTGGACTTCCAGTCCCAGCCGAGGTAGTCGGGCACGCCCATGGCGCCGGTCGGGTTGCCGGCCATGGCGTGGATACCGCCGTACGTGGCACAGGTGCCGATCGCGACGACCGCCAGCGCCTTGTCCGCCAGCCGGTCGATCCACTCGCTGGTCGTGATGGGCTGACCGGTCTCGGGGTCGTCACCGAAGCCGCACCAGTACCCCTCCTGCTTGATCGACTCATTGGGGATGGAGCCCTCGACGACCAGCACGAAGGGGTCGATCTCGCCGCGCTCGCCCTTGAAGAACCATTCGATGAACGTGTCGGCGCCGCCGACCGGGCCGCATTCGAAGTCGATGAGCGGCCAGTGCACCTCGACCTTCGGGAGACCGGGCAGTGCGCCGAGCACGATTTCCTCGATGCTCGGCTGCATGGCGGCCGTCAGGGCGACCGAGTCACCGTCGCAACTCAGTCCCGCGTTGATCCAGAGGATGTGGATCGTGGACTGGTCAGCAGCGGCCTCACCCGACGATTCCCGGGTGTCGACCGCGTTCGACGTTGCTGCTTGCATGAGGACGCCTCCTGGGGAGCACTGGCGACAGACCCTTGGAAATCGGTTGTCATCGTTCTTGCTAACAGTCGGCCGGTGTGGCTGCCACCGCACTCTCAGCACGTCCGGACGGCTGCTTGCGCACGAACGACCGCCGCAGCGCGTGGTACGGAGCGGTGGGATCGAAGATGATGCGGTGCATCCGGGCGAGCTCCTCCCCCCGGTGGGCCGCCAGCGGCCTGATGGACTCGGCGCGCTCCCGGTCCGACTTCTTCGCGGCGATCCGCTGCCCCGTCGCGGGGAACGAGGCCAGCCGTGCGGCCAGTCGGGTGACTTCTCCGGCGAACTCCTGCGGCGCGCGGTCGACGACCCGGTCCACCAGGCCGAGCCGCAGCGCCTCCCCCGCCGTCATCGGCAGCGCCTCCTCGGTGAGCCGTGCCGCCGCTGCCTCGCCCACTCGGCGGGGCAGGGAGTACGTCCAGTACTCGGAGCCGTACAGCCCCATCAGCCGGTAGTGCGGATTGAGCACGGCGCCCGCCCGGCACCACACCTCGTCGGCCGCCGCGGCCAGCATGACCCCGCCGGCCGCGGCGTTCCCGGCGACGGCGGCGACCACCAGGCGGTCGGTGGTCGTCAGAACGGCCTCCACCAGGTCGTTCATGGCGTTGAGATTGGCCCAGGACTCCCCTGCCGGGTCGGCCGCGGCCTCGATGACGTTCAGATGGATGCCGTTGGAGAAGAAGTCCCGGGCGCCGCCCAGGACCAGCACCGAGGTGGGGCGGGCACACGCCACGCGGTAGGCGTCCAGCAGGCGCCGGCACTGCGTCGTGCTCATCGCCCCGCCGGGGAAGGTGAAGAGAAGGAATCCGGCCTGCCCCTCCTCGCGGTAGCGGATGTCGCTCCAGGTCCGGCGCGGTCCGTCCGCATGCAGCGGGGGCGGGATCTCCGGCAGCACGGGCAGCCGGCCCGCCAGGGCGGTGGTGGCCGGGAGCTTGAAGGTGGCGGGCACTCCGGGAGCGCGCCGGGGCCGCAGTTCCGGGATCCATACCGCACCGTCGGCGGTGGCGCGACAGATCGCACCGGCCCGGGTGGCGAGCAGATCGCCGGGCCGGCCCCGCAGCGTGTCCTCGGCATGACCACCGTGCAGGAACCACTCGGCGCCCAGGAGTTCGTCGAGCACCCCCGGCTGCGAGTCGGCTGCGCGCAGGGTGCGCACGACCGAGTCGGTGGAGTCCGAGTCCCAGGAGATGCGCCGGAGCGCCTGGCGGAAGTACGGCCGTACGCGGACGGTGTCGCCGCCCTGGGGCCGCGGGGTGTACGAACCGGACGCGAATCGGTCCACGGCCTCAAGGACGGCTGTGACCGCGGCGTCCGACACCTCGTTGCGGTACAGATCGCTCTTGGCCACGGGCGGCAGGGCGCACCGGACAGAGGCCCACACGGCGCCTGCGTCCATGTCGTCCTCGGCCTGAAGGACGGTGACGCCCCAGGAGCGGGCGCCCTCGTGGACGGCCCAGTCAAGAGACGACGGCCCTCGGTCACCCACCGGTCCCGGGTGGACGATGAGACACGTGTGTGACTGCCACACATCGCGCGGGACGGCGGTCTTGAGCATGGGCGCCACCACCAGTTCGGGCCGGTGCAGATGGACGGCGTCCCGGATGGAGTCGTCGTGCAGCGCGAGTTCCACGGCCACGGTGTGTCTGCGGTCCCGGAGTTCGGCGTGGACTCGCTGGGTGAGGCTGTTGTACGCGCTGGCGACGACAAGAATGTGCATGGCGGCCTTCGACCGGGTACGGCTGGCTTGCGGCCGGATCGCACGCGAGCTGGATGCGGCCACGGCGATCGTCGAACATCCCGGCGCGCCGGCCCGGCGCAGTGCCGTGGGTGTCACTCGAAAGCGAACACCGCCGGGACCACTCGGCGGCGTCCGAACCAGGCAGGCGCGCCCCTGGCCACCCCTGATGTCATTCCGCGCTCGCGCGGGGCATCGGGAGAGGGTGAGGGACTCCGGGGGAAGACTGCGTGCGACACCGTCACTGTTCCCAGGACACCGAGGAGTGCCGTGCCTGTCCCGATCATCATCGACTGCGATCCCGGGCACGACGATGCCATCGCCCTCATGCTGGCGGCGGGGGACCCGGAGGTCGAACTGCTCGCGATCACGACGGTCGCAGGCAATCAGACCGTCGAGAAGACGACACTGAACGCGCGGCGGATCTGCACGGTCGCCGGGATCACCGGTGTTCCCATCGCGGCCGGCTGTGCGCGACCGCTCGTTCAGCCGCTGCTGGTTGCGGACGACGTGCACGGCACATCCGGCATGGACGGGCCGCAGTTCCCGGAACCCACCGTGGACGCCGTCCCGGAGCACGCGGTGGACCTGATGCACCGGATCCTGACCGAGCATCCGGAGCCGGTCACGCTTGTCCCGACGGCGCCCCTGACGAATATCGCCTTGCTGCTCACGCGGTACCCGGACTGTGCCGCACGCATCCGGGAGATCGTGCTCATGGGCGGCTCGACCAAGGGCGGCAACAGGACACCGGCGGCCGAGTTCAATGTGTACGTGGACCCGGAGGCTGCGGACGTCGTCTTCCGCAGCGGCGTCCCGGTCACCATGTGCGGTCTCAATGTCACCCATCAGGCCCTCGCCACACCCGGGGTGCTGGCCCGCCTGGAGAGCCTCGACACCGAACTCGCCCGAATCTGTGTGCAGTTGATGACGTACTTCGCCGCCACCTACCGGCGGCTGTGGGGCTTCGCCTCACCACCGCTGCACGACCCGGTGGCGGTCGCCCGGGTCATCGACCCGGCGATCGTGCGGTGCGTCGACGCAAGCGTGGCCGTCGAACTGCGCGGGCAGTACACGCGCGGGGCGACCGTGGTGGACATGCACCAGTACCTGGACCGGCCGGTGAACGCGCGGGTCGCGCTGACCCTGGACAGTGAGAGGTTCTGGGACCGGGTGATCACGGCGATCGACGTGCTCGGCAGCCGCAGGGCGTAGGACCGCCGTGGCCGACCCGGTTGCCCCGCGGATCGTTACGCACGTCCTGGCGTCGGGAATGATCAACGCCCGGGTGCTCCGCCGAGCGCCGTTGATTGCCCTCTCGAACACAGGGAAGGTGGTGGGCGAGTCGTGGATCTGGAGAGTGTCGCGGACGAGCTGTACGGGCTGCCGCCGGACGAGTTCGTCGAGGCTCGCGGCCGGCATGCGGCCGCGGCCCGCAGGGCGAGGGACCGCGAGCTTGCCGACCGGATCGGCGCCCTGCGACGCCCGACGCAGTCGGCGTGGACCAGCAACATGTTCGTCCGCGCCCACCCCGAGCAGGTGGCCCGGATGCTCCAGCTCGGTGAAGGTCTGCGCCAGGCCCATCAGGAGCTCGACCCGGGGCAGCTGCGCACGCTCAGCCGTCAGAAGCACACGGTGGTCGGTGAACTCGCCCGACAGGCCCGGCAGCTCGCTGCCGATACCGGGCACCCCATCGGTGAGGCGGCTCAGCTGGAGCTCGAAGCGACCCTGCACGCGGCCCTCGCGGACCCGCAGGCGGCGCAGGCGTGGGCATCCGGCCGGCTGGCCAAGCCGCTCAGCGCCACCGGCTTCCCCGCGATCCCGGTGACGGCACCCCTGCCGACTGCGCCCCGTGCGACGACGGCCGCACCGTCCGCGCCGCAGCGCAGTTCCGCGGGCG encodes:
- a CDS encoding hydrogenase expression protein HypE, whose protein sequence is MQAATSNAVDTRESSGEAAADQSTIHILWINAGLSCDGDSVALTAAMQPSIEEIVLGALPGLPKVEVHWPLIDFECGPVGGADTFIEWFFKGERGEIDPFVLVVEGSIPNESIKQEGYWCGFGDDPETGQPITTSEWIDRLADKALAVVAIGTCATYGGIHAMAGNPTGAMGVPDYLGWDWKSKAGIPIVCVPGCPIQPDNFSETLTYLLYQATGAAPMIPLDDKLRPTWLFGATVHEGCDRAGYYEQGQFADAYDSPKCLVKLGCWGPVVKCNVPKRGWMAGIGGCPNVGGICIACTMPGFPDKFMPFMDEPPGARVSVTGTSAYGAVIRRLRSFTAKTVDKEPKWRHTGEKITTGYRPPWPL
- a CDS encoding nucleoside hydrolase; the encoded protein is MPVPIIIDCDPGHDDAIALMLAAGDPEVELLAITTVAGNQTVEKTTLNARRICTVAGITGVPIAAGCARPLVQPLLVADDVHGTSGMDGPQFPEPTVDAVPEHAVDLMHRILTEHPEPVTLVPTAPLTNIALLLTRYPDCAARIREIVLMGGSTKGGNRTPAAEFNVYVDPEAADVVFRSGVPVTMCGLNVTHQALATPGVLARLESLDTELARICVQLMTYFAATYRRLWGFASPPLHDPVAVARVIDPAIVRCVDASVAVELRGQYTRGATVVDMHQYLDRPVNARVALTLDSERFWDRVITAIDVLGSRRA
- a CDS encoding nickel-dependent hydrogenase large subunit — protein: MATQAKAAGDGLVEMAWDPITRIVGSLGIHTKIDFKQKRVAECYSTSSVFRGYSVFMRGKDPRDAHFITSRICGICGDNHATCSVYAQNMAYGVKPPHLGEYIINLGESAEYMFDHNIFQENLVGVDYCEKMVRETNPGVLELAERTEAPHAAEHGYRTIADIMRSLNPLEGEFYREALQVSRYTREMFCLMEGRHVHPSTLYPGGVGTIASVQLFTDYMTRLMRYVEFMKRVVPLHDDLFDFFYEALPGYEEVGRRRVLLGCWGALNDPEYCDFTYANMTDWGRRMYVTPGVIVDGKLVTNDLTEINLGIRVLLGSSYYEDWEGQEQFVTHDPLGNPVDPRHPWNQHTIPAPQKRDFSDKYSWVMSPRWFDGKDHLALDTGGGPIARLWSTALSGLVDIGYVKATGHSVVINLPRTMTKPETTFEWKIPQWSNALERNRARTYFQAYAAAVALHCAEKGLEEVRAGRTQTWEKFEVPDESIGVGFTEAVRGVLSHHMVIRDGKIANYHPYPPTPWNASTRDTFGTPGPYEDAVQNTPIFEENPPENFKGIDIMRAVRSFDPCLPCGVHMYVGGGKTVKTMHVPTGLSGLAG
- a CDS encoding hydrogenase maturation protein, whose translation is MHILVVASAYNSLTQRVHAELRDRRHTVAVELALHDDSIRDAVHLHRPELVVAPMLKTAVPRDVWQSHTCLIVHPGPVGDRGPSSLDWAVHEGARSWGVTVLQAEDDMDAGAVWASVRCALPPVAKSDLYRNEVSDAAVTAVLEAVDRFASGSYTPRPQGGDTVRVRPYFRQALRRISWDSDSTDSVVRTLRAADSQPGVLDELLGAEWFLHGGHAEDTLRGRPGDLLATRAGAICRATADGAVWIPELRPRRAPGVPATFKLPATTALAGRLPVLPEIPPPLHADGPRRTWSDIRYREEGQAGFLLFTFPGGAMSTTQCRRLLDAYRVACARPTSVLVLGGARDFFSNGIHLNVIEAAADPAGESWANLNAMNDLVEAVLTTTDRLVVAAVAGNAAAGGVMLAAAADEVWCRAGAVLNPHYRLMGLYGSEYWTYSLPRRVGEAAAARLTEEALPMTAGEALRLGLVDRVVDRAPQEFAGEVTRLAARLASFPATGQRIAAKKSDRERAESIRPLAAHRGEELARMHRIIFDPTAPYHALRRSFVRKQPSGRAESAVAATPADC